Proteins co-encoded in one Scylla paramamosain isolate STU-SP2022 unplaced genomic scaffold, ASM3559412v1 Contig52, whole genome shotgun sequence genomic window:
- the LOC135098255 gene encoding TBC1 domain family member 22B-like — protein MVRTEKFLEVINAANTSLPELRKLSWSGIPSQHIDIPRMSPLIPLFQQTIVQEMFERILYIWAIRHPASGYVQGINNLVTPFFIVFLHEVVPKEESLDTYEVEKIEAEQRAVVEADSFWCMSKLLDGIQDNYTFAQPGIQSKVQQLGELMKSIVFNLHQHLARHEIDYLQFSFRWFNNLLMREMPLGCTVRLWDTLHAEPDGFSHFVLYVCAAFLTYFSQHLMNQRDFQGLMLLLQNLPTSSWSDTEISLLVAEAFRLKYTFADAPNHLQTPQK, from the exons ATGGTAAGGACAGAGAAGTTCCTGGAGGTGATCAACGCAGCCAACACTTCCCTGCCGGAGCTGCGGAAACTGTCTTGGTCTGGCATTCCCTCACAA cacattgacatcccacgcatgtctcccctgattccgttgttccaacaaacaatcgtacaagaaatgtttgagcgcattctgtacatctgggccatccgtcaccctgcctcaggttacgtgcaggggatcaacaaccttgtcacacccttcttcatcgtcttccttcatgaggtggttcctaaag AGGAGAGCCTGGACACATACGAGGTGGAGAAGATTGAAGCGGAGCAGCgggcggtggtggaggcagaCAGCTTCTGGTGTATGTCAAAGCTGCTGGATGGAATACAAGACAACTACACTTTTGCACAGCCAGGCATTCAAAGCAAAGTGCAACAGCTCGGCGAACTTATGAagagtatagtgt TCAATCTCCACCAGCACTTGGCCAGACATGAGATAGACTACCTTCAATTTTCCTTCCGATGGTTCAACAACTTGCTAATGAGGGAGATGCCCCTAGGCTGCACCGTCAGGCTCTGGGACACACTGCACGCTGAACCTGACGGCTTCTCCCACTTCGTGCTCTATGTGTGTGCTGCGTTCCTCACCTACTTCTCCCAGCACCTCATGAACCAGAGGGatttccag GGCTTAATGCTGCTGCTTCAGAATCTGCCAACATCCTCTTGGTCAGACACGGAGATCAGTCTGCTGGTGGCCGAGGCATTCAGGTTGAAGTACACATTTGCTGATGCGCCAAACCACCTCCAGACACCTCAGAAGTGA
- the LOC135098256 gene encoding calpain-A-like, translating to MRYCSGHRGVDKLGVQEIDTVHRRQGWELLSPPPPGSPPPFTALKLYPGYTHYTFTAPSTAVIYTQPSPQQYAYNQVAAIPGGVVVANQGGATTPTNPPTGMFSYPGYVYTTLYSPSPSPASTMFFHQQHHQQEEEEEEEEEEEEEEEEEEEVSTREREEDTCGSGRNSSGNCRLTSELKRTSQPAHHTQVNNHSVVIAEKHNQHDLFSPEPDPNVVEARCDNGLVRGHAYSITRIKYCDIQTPRVSGKIPLVRIRNPWGNEAEWVGPWSDKSQEWQFIPPEEKEEMGLTFKHDGEFWMSFKDFLTNFTMLEMTNLNPDSLEDEDIIGSVQHKWEMSVFEGAWIRGSSSGGCRNFLDTFWHNPQYRITLTEVDDDDDNKCTVIVALMQKNRRSQRKLGLECLTIGFAIYYLRDPDGVPRPLDLNFFKYSASVARSPSFINTREVSCRFKLPPGTYCIVPSTFEPNEEGEFILRVFSEKANEMEKSVPASLPTTPKSTTTLSSLQKNTINMTRSPLRLKGFSMQHC from the exons atgaggtattgttcagg GCACAGGGGTGTTGACAAGCTGGGTGTGCAGGAGATAGACA cagtacACAGGAGACAAGGATGGGAgctactctcccctccccctccagggTCGCCGCCCCCCTTCACTGCATTGAAGTTGTACCCAGGCTACACCCACTACACCTTCACAGCTCCCAGCACTGCAGTTATATACACACAGCCTTCCCCACAGCAAtatg CTTACAACCAAGTGGCAGCCATCCCAGGGGGGGTCGTGGTGGCCAACCAGGGGGGAGCAACAACCCCCACCAACCCCCCCACAGGGATGTTCAGTTACCCTGGGTATGTGTACACCACCCTctactccccttccccctcccctgcctccacTATGTTCttccaccagcaacaccaccagcaggaggaggaggaggaggaggaggaggaggaggaggaggaggaggaggaggaggaggaggtatcaacaagagaaagagaagaggacacGTGTGGCTCCGGTCGGAACTCCTCGGGGAATTGCCGGCTCACCTCTGAA TTAAAGCGTACCAGCCAGCCTGCCCACCACACCCAAGTCAACAACCACTCTGTCGTCATTGCAGAAAAACACAATCAACATGACCTGTTCTCCCCTGAG CCTGACCCCAATGTGGTGGAGGCACGCTGTGACAATGGTCTGGTGCGTGGTCATGCTTACTCCATCACTCGCATCAAGTATTGTGACATCCAGACTCCAAGGGTGTCAGGCAAGATCCCTCTGGTGCGCATCCGTAACCCTTGGGGCAATGAAGCAGAGTGGGTTGGCCCCTGGAGTGACAAGAGTCAAGAATGGCAGTTCATTCCTcctgaggagaaagaagagatgggtCTCACCTTTAAACATGATGGGGAGTTTTGGATGTCTTTCAAG GACTTCTTGACCAACTTCACCATGCTGGAGATGACCAACCTCAACCCAGACTCCCTGGAGGACGAGGACATCATCGGCTCCGTGCAGCACAAGTGGGAGATGAGTGTGTTTGAGGGAGCCTGGATCAGGGGCTCCTCATCTGGCGGATGTAGGAATTTCCTTG ATACATTCTGGCACAATCCTCAGTACAGAATCACTTTGACtgaggttgatgatgatgatgacaacaagtGTACAGTGATTGTGGCACTGATGCAGAAGAATCGCCGTTCACAGAGGAAGCTTGGCTTAGAGTGCCTTACTATTGGCTTTGCAATTTATTAT TTACGAGACCCAGATGGTGTTCCTCGGCCTTTAGATCTGAACTTCTTCAAGTATTCTGCCTCAGTGGCTCGTTCCCCATCCTTCATCAACACGAGGGAGGTGTCTTGTCGCTTCAAGCTGCCCCCTGGCACTTACTGCATTGTGCCATCCACCTTTGAGCCTAATGAAGAAGGAGAGTTCATTTTGAGAGTCTTCTCTGAAAAAGCCAATGAAATGGA GAAAAGCGTACCAGCCAGCCTGCCCACCACACCCAAGTCAACAACCACTCTGTCGTCACTGCAGAAAAACACAATCAACATGACCCGTTCTCCCCTAAG aCTCAAAGGGTTCTCAATGCAACACTGCTGA
- the LOC135098257 gene encoding uncharacterized protein LOC135098257 encodes MGSATPSAAGVADLQVILISYEFNTRKFSMVITRRSILPQLQQQAALGHCRQLVPLVCVLGGPEPPPPHPALTHWIPTKPLPAPPCGGGGGLRPARPGPITFRLGAKGALRLPRPDLKGFLPQEEEEEEEEARVPPRGTRQRRRRALRPAPPGPRAPPHPPSATPVPTTASVPRPTPGATQSCPPLRPLLPLKQQQQQQQPQQVYSWPYPPQPQQFQYPYDAAEGTDTATTTTTTATTATTRVIQVLPQYASTPQPHSPMTVQAGNVIQVVPGRWRWATHTWVTCGLADLPPPAANPKNQRGHCGPRDCNSSKREREKQERRERKERRRREREGSQEGGTSEREGEEEVDSITTTTATTTTVSQ; translated from the exons ATGGG atctgccaccccgagtgcggctggggtggcggatcttcaggtgatccttaTTTCCTATGAATTCAACACCAGGAAGTTTTCAATGGTCATCACTAGACGCAGCATCCTACCACAGCTTCAACAGCAGGCAGCACTCGGACACTGCCGACAACTAGTCCCCT TAGTGTGTGTGCTGGGAGGACCTGAGCCACCTCCACCCCACCCTGCCCTGACACACTGGATCCCCACCAaacctctccctgcccctccctgtgggggaggaggaggtctgcgcCCCGCCCGCCCCGGCCCAATCACCTTCAGGCTTGGGGCAAAGGGTGCGCTGCGGCTGCCCCGCCCTGACCTGAAGGGCTTCctgccacaggaggaggaggaggaggaggaagaggcgcggGTGCCCCCCCGGGGGACACGACAGCGGCGACGACGAGCCCTCCGTCCTGCACCCCCCGGCCCCCGagccccgccccacccaccATCAGCCACACCAGTCCCTACCACAGCCTCTGTCCCCCGCCCCACACCAGGAGCGACTCAGAGCTGCCCTCCGCTGCGCCCCCTGCTCCCcctaaagcagcagcagcagcagcaacagccacaGCAGGTGTACAGCTGGCCCTACCCTCCACAACCACAGCAG TTCCAGTACCCTTATGATGCAGCTGAGGGGACtgacactgccaccaccaccaccaccactgccaccaccgccacaacaagggTTATTCAGGTGTTGCCCCAATATGCTTCAACCCCACAGCCCCACTCCCCCATGACagtgcaggcagggaatgtcatacag gTTGTTccagggaggtggaggtgggccacacacacctgggttaCCTGTGGCTTGGCTGATCTCCCTCCtccagcag CAAATCCCAAGAATCAACGAGGACATTGTGGACCCAGAGATTGCAacagcagcaagagagagagagagaagcaagagaggagggagaggaaggagaggaggaggagagagagagagggaagccaggagggaggcacgtcagagagagagggagaggaagaggttgattctattacaacaacaactgcaacaacaacaacagttagtcagtga